In Deinococcus misasensis DSM 22328, one DNA window encodes the following:
- a CDS encoding response regulator transcription factor, with product MQQILVVHAGSEIRQPFTELLSAMGFDVLHCPQTHKALQHLKTVKLVVLGPALTSTDALGFAQRVREHHLTLPILWLSSTLHRNLRIAALQNGIDEVMPLPFDEQEMVLRIRALLRHHQNSDVLSRGPFQLDLSERTVFHQGKQVETTPLEFKLLLTLAAHPGQVHSRDHLMETVWQGHCSDVRNVDIKIADLRKKLQDAGWIQTVWGQGYRFKPETA from the coding sequence ATGCAGCAGATTCTGGTGGTCCATGCCGGATCGGAAATTCGCCAGCCATTTACAGAATTGCTTTCTGCGATGGGGTTTGATGTGCTCCATTGCCCACAAACCCACAAAGCCCTGCAACACCTCAAAACGGTGAAGCTGGTGGTGCTCGGGCCTGCCCTGACCTCCACCGATGCCCTTGGGTTCGCCCAGAGGGTCCGGGAACATCACCTGACCCTGCCCATTCTGTGGCTCAGCAGCACTTTGCACCGCAACCTGCGCATTGCTGCCCTGCAAAACGGAATCGATGAAGTCATGCCACTGCCTTTTGACGAGCAGGAAATGGTTTTGCGCATTCGTGCGTTGCTGCGCCACCACCAGAACAGCGATGTGCTGTCCAGAGGTCCTTTCCAGTTGGACCTCTCTGAACGCACGGTGTTTCATCAGGGCAAACAGGTGGAAACCACCCCTCTGGAGTTCAAATTGCTCCTCACTCTGGCTGCACATCCCGGTCAGGTGCATTCCAGAGACCACCTGATGGAAACCGTCTGGCAGGGCCATTGTTCAGACGTGCGGAATGTGGACATCAAAATTGCCGACTTGCGCAAGAAGCTGCAGGATGCAGGCTGGATTCAAACGGTGTGGGGACAAGGGTACCGTTTCAAGCCAGAAACCGCCTGA
- a CDS encoding cobyrinate a,c-diamide synthase, whose translation MTRDIPRLVLAAPHSNAGKTTVASAVCAGFKHMGLQVQPFKLGPDYLDPTHLGRAAGVNARNLDSYLLPPERLHALFERGSQHADINVLEGVMGLFDGKSPLSDEHSTADLARMLKAPVVLVLDASGTARTIAAVALGLKNFTADLEVAGVILNRVGSAKHAELCEMALQQVGIRSFGFVVNRPSLALPSRHLGLLGAEHHALPEHALQEAFSTLDLEGLLEVAQSAPALPSSAAATLPLGKVKLGIAMDEAFRFYYQDALDVLEDLGATLLPFSPLRDAGVPECDGLLLGGGYPEVHARELSENQSMRESIWAFALSGKPVIGECGGLMYLSETLTTLEGEVFEMCKVVPHHTEMTPQLALGYREVTFLQDTPLGVAGTQVRGHEFHFSRLKESPTHPAYQTDAGPEGYARGNVLASYVHLHYAGFPVLARHFMQNLLEGQALDSHLVP comes from the coding sequence ATGACCCGAGACATTCCCCGTCTGGTGCTGGCAGCACCCCACTCCAATGCTGGAAAAACCACGGTGGCCAGTGCCGTGTGTGCAGGGTTCAAGCACATGGGTTTGCAGGTGCAACCCTTCAAGCTCGGGCCGGATTATCTGGATCCCACCCATCTGGGCCGGGCTGCAGGGGTGAATGCCCGAAATCTGGACAGTTACCTTCTGCCTCCAGAGCGCTTGCATGCCCTGTTTGAGCGCGGTTCACAGCATGCCGACATCAATGTTCTGGAGGGGGTGATGGGCCTTTTTGACGGCAAAAGCCCCCTTTCCGATGAACACTCCACAGCAGACCTGGCACGGATGCTGAAGGCTCCAGTGGTGCTCGTGCTGGACGCTTCAGGAACCGCACGCACCATTGCAGCAGTGGCTCTGGGCCTCAAAAACTTTACGGCAGATCTGGAGGTCGCTGGGGTGATCCTGAACCGGGTCGGATCGGCCAAACATGCTGAGCTGTGTGAAATGGCCTTGCAGCAGGTGGGCATCCGAAGTTTTGGATTTGTGGTGAACCGCCCCAGTCTGGCGTTGCCTTCAAGGCACCTCGGGTTGCTGGGGGCAGAACACCATGCCCTGCCAGAGCACGCCCTCCAGGAAGCTTTCAGCACCCTCGATTTGGAGGGCTTGCTGGAGGTGGCCCAAAGTGCACCTGCTTTGCCATCCAGTGCTGCAGCAACCTTACCTCTGGGCAAAGTGAAACTGGGCATTGCCATGGATGAGGCGTTTCGTTTCTATTATCAGGATGCGCTGGATGTGCTGGAGGACCTCGGGGCCACGTTGCTGCCTTTTTCTCCGCTCAGGGATGCCGGGGTTCCAGAGTGTGACGGTTTGCTGCTGGGTGGAGGATACCCAGAAGTGCATGCCCGTGAACTCAGCGAAAACCAGAGCATGCGGGAAAGCATCTGGGCATTTGCCCTTTCAGGAAAGCCTGTGATCGGAGAGTGCGGTGGTCTGATGTACCTGTCAGAGACCCTCACCACCCTTGAGGGAGAGGTCTTCGAGATGTGCAAAGTGGTGCCCCACCACACCGAAATGACCCCCCAGTTGGCTCTGGGTTACCGTGAAGTGACCTTCTTGCAGGACACCCCTCTGGGTGTGGCTGGAACGCAAGTTCGCGGGCATGAGTTTCATTTTTCACGCCTGAAGGAAAGCCCCACCCATCCGGCTTATCAGACCGATGCTGGCCCAGAGGGCTACGCCAGAGGCAACGTGCTGGCCAGTTACGTGCATTTGCATTACGCAGGGTTTCCTGTTCTGGCCCGGCATTTTATGCAAAACCTGCTGGAAGGACAAGCTCTGGATTCCCATCTGGTGCCTTAA
- a CDS encoding sensor domain-containing diguanylate cyclase: MLDMNLLEEQRLENLYSYGILDTEDEASFNRIAEDLSVILNIPTVLISFIDRDRQWFKSCIHFQHKETPRGVAFCAHTILQDGTFVVEDAQQHPLFHDNPLVTQDPFIRAYLGVPLKTREGHHIGTICGIDYQSRPFSEWDRDVLTRFGQAVVVALEERLLRKEYQRNLLELQAIMRSSPAGIVLLDRSGHIMGTNPEALHLTGLPLQNGEVFDDQHLHSGPYAQVYCHPTENMYFNIQRSEVHEDLSLLVLENITDHIQNQLLLQNLAFHDALTGLGNRKAFEAKLQHHSSLQDISVLFIDLDDFKQVNDTFGHHVGDLLLQEVARRLQGALRSGDQVFRLAGDEFTVVLPTCSPEVLPRIAQRLLRTLQSPFVHEGCKVHFGASIGITMGQEQDQLTTLLQRADRLMYQVKQSGKNHFLLG; encoded by the coding sequence ATGCTGGACATGAACCTGCTGGAAGAACAACGTCTGGAGAACCTGTACAGCTACGGGATTCTTGACACCGAAGATGAAGCCTCTTTCAACCGCATTGCAGAAGACCTCAGTGTGATCCTCAACATTCCCACCGTGTTGATCAGTTTCATTGATCGGGACCGGCAGTGGTTCAAAAGCTGCATCCACTTTCAACACAAAGAAACCCCCAGAGGGGTGGCTTTTTGTGCCCACACCATCCTGCAAGATGGGACTTTTGTGGTCGAAGATGCCCAGCAGCACCCGCTTTTCCACGACAACCCTCTGGTCACACAGGATCCCTTCATTCGGGCCTACCTCGGGGTGCCCCTGAAGACCCGGGAAGGCCACCACATCGGCACCATTTGCGGCATCGATTACCAGAGCAGACCGTTTTCTGAATGGGACAGGGATGTGTTGACCCGGTTTGGCCAAGCGGTGGTGGTGGCTCTGGAAGAACGCTTGCTTCGCAAGGAATACCAGAGGAACCTGCTGGAGTTGCAGGCCATCATGCGGAGTTCTCCTGCAGGCATCGTGCTGTTGGACCGCTCTGGGCACATCATGGGAACCAATCCGGAGGCCCTGCACCTGACCGGACTTCCCTTGCAAAATGGAGAAGTGTTTGATGACCAGCACCTGCACTCTGGCCCCTACGCACAGGTGTACTGCCATCCCACCGAAAACATGTATTTCAACATTCAACGTTCAGAGGTGCACGAAGACCTGTCTTTGCTGGTGCTGGAAAACATCACCGACCACATCCAGAACCAGTTGCTTTTGCAAAACCTCGCCTTCCATGATGCCCTGACTGGACTGGGCAACCGCAAAGCCTTTGAAGCCAAACTGCAACACCACAGCAGCCTGCAAGACATCTCGGTGTTGTTCATCGATCTGGACGATTTCAAACAGGTCAACGACACCTTCGGCCACCATGTGGGGGACCTGTTGCTGCAGGAGGTGGCCAGAAGGCTGCAAGGGGCCTTGCGCTCTGGGGATCAGGTGTTCCGCCTCGCTGGAGACGAGTTCACTGTGGTCCTGCCCACCTGCAGCCCAGAAGTGCTGCCCAGAATCGCCCAGAGGTTGCTCAGGACCCTGCAGTCCCCTTTTGTGCATGAAGGGTGCAAAGTGCATTTTGGGGCCAGCATCGGCATCACCATGGGACAGGAGCAAGACCAGTTGACCACTCTGCTGCAACGGGCAGACCGTTTGATGTATCAGGTGAAGCAAAGTGGCAAAAACCACTTCCTGCTTGGTTAA
- a CDS encoding SDR family oxidoreductase, protein MPHSKPTFLVTGGSGYLASWIVKQLLEQGHTVHTTVRSLSDSRKVQPLKNLPQQEGQLKFFEADLLKEGSFLPAMQGCDIVIHTASPFVISGFKDPQKALIDPAVQGTRNVLSSVNQTPSVKRVVLTSSVAAMYGDNQDARGLPNQTITEQHWNTSSSLDHQPYSYSKVLAEKAAWEMQKAQSRWDMVVINPSMIYGPSLTPASGSTSLDTFAQIASGTLRFGAPHLTMGMVDVRDTAAAHVQAALKPEASGRYIVSNREFSLLEVGQLMRPFHQKPHLLPTRYLPKRVIWLIAPLLGLTRKFIETNVAWPLKFDHSRSIRELNLQYRPFEETLKDQYQQWLQQTQRA, encoded by the coding sequence ATGCCCCATTCAAAACCCACCTTTCTGGTCACCGGAGGCTCTGGATACCTCGCCAGTTGGATTGTCAAACAACTGCTGGAACAGGGCCATACCGTACACACCACTGTTCGCAGCCTTTCTGACAGCCGCAAAGTCCAGCCTCTCAAAAACCTTCCCCAGCAAGAAGGACAGTTGAAATTCTTTGAAGCAGACCTCCTGAAAGAAGGCTCTTTCCTGCCTGCCATGCAAGGTTGTGACATCGTGATCCACACCGCCTCCCCGTTTGTGATCTCAGGCTTCAAGGACCCCCAGAAGGCCCTGATCGATCCAGCCGTGCAAGGCACCCGCAACGTGCTCAGCAGTGTCAACCAGACACCATCCGTCAAAAGGGTGGTGCTGACTTCCAGCGTGGCTGCCATGTACGGCGACAATCAGGACGCCAGAGGACTTCCCAACCAGACCATCACCGAGCAGCACTGGAACACCAGCAGTTCTCTGGACCACCAGCCTTACTCTTATTCCAAGGTGCTGGCAGAAAAAGCCGCATGGGAAATGCAAAAAGCCCAGAGCCGCTGGGACATGGTGGTGATCAACCCCTCGATGATTTACGGACCCAGCCTCACCCCGGCCAGCGGATCCACCAGCCTGGACACCTTTGCCCAGATCGCCAGTGGCACCCTGCGTTTCGGTGCCCCCCACTTGACCATGGGCATGGTGGATGTGCGTGACACAGCAGCAGCACACGTTCAAGCCGCCCTGAAACCCGAGGCCTCTGGACGCTACATCGTTTCCAACCGGGAATTCAGTCTGCTGGAGGTGGGACAACTGATGCGCCCCTTCCACCAGAAACCCCATTTGCTGCCCACCCGATACCTGCCCAAACGGGTGATCTGGCTGATCGCCCCTTTGCTGGGCCTCACACGAAAATTCATTGAAACCAATGTGGCATGGCCTCTGAAATTCGACCATTCGCGCAGCATCCGGGAACTGAATCTGCAATACCGTCCATTTGAAGAAACCCTGAAAGACCAGTACCAGCAGTGGTTGCAACAAACCCAGAGAGCCTGA
- a CDS encoding FMN-dependent NADH-azoreductase yields MAHILHIDSSARTQQSFSRKLTREFVETWLKLHPGDTLTYRDLNTTPLPFLDERWVAAAFSPEQAEEHKMALTISNLLIDELVAANVLVLGVPVYNLSVPAIFKAYIDQIVRMGRTTKYTATGPEGLLKGKQAYVIATSGSDFSQEPLKSLDHHTPYLKAILGFVGISDVTFIRHFGHEPQGIEQSLAQARGHILNHARQGLETQI; encoded by the coding sequence ATGGCACACATCCTGCACATCGATTCCAGCGCACGCACCCAACAGTCCTTTTCCCGCAAGCTCACCCGAGAATTTGTGGAAACCTGGCTGAAACTGCACCCCGGAGACACCCTCACCTATCGGGACCTGAACACCACCCCTCTGCCCTTTCTGGATGAACGCTGGGTTGCAGCTGCCTTCAGCCCCGAGCAGGCCGAGGAACACAAAATGGCCCTCACCATCTCCAACCTGCTCATCGATGAACTGGTCGCAGCCAATGTGCTGGTTCTGGGGGTGCCCGTGTACAACCTGAGCGTGCCAGCCATCTTCAAAGCCTACATCGATCAGATTGTGCGGATGGGACGCACCACCAAGTACACTGCCACAGGTCCAGAGGGGCTTTTGAAAGGCAAGCAAGCCTATGTGATTGCCACCAGTGGATCGGATTTCTCGCAGGAACCTTTGAAATCTCTGGACCACCACACCCCTTACCTGAAAGCCATTCTGGGATTCGTAGGCATCTCAGATGTCACCTTCATCCGGCACTTTGGGCATGAGCCTCAGGGCATCGAGCAGTCCCTTGCACAGGCCAGAGGCCACATCCTGAACCATGCCCGTCAGGGTCTTGAAACGCAAATTTAA
- a CDS encoding winged helix-turn-helix transcriptional regulator, which produces MKEPNPACPTTVTLNVIGGRWKVSILYLLFLRPHRFAELRRKLTPVTEKMLIQQLRELESDGVVQRRVFGEVPPKVEYSLTSHGESLRPVIDAMVRWGLEHQYHPTPNPEVPLDEKCNAAFMES; this is translated from the coding sequence ATGAAAGAACCCAACCCTGCTTGCCCCACCACGGTGACCCTCAATGTGATTGGAGGACGCTGGAAAGTGTCCATCCTTTATCTGCTTTTTTTGCGGCCTCACCGCTTTGCTGAACTCCGCCGAAAGCTCACCCCTGTCACCGAAAAAATGCTGATCCAGCAACTGCGTGAACTGGAAAGCGATGGTGTGGTGCAGCGCAGGGTGTTCGGTGAGGTGCCACCCAAGGTGGAATATTCCCTCACCTCACATGGAGAAAGTCTGCGTCCAGTGATCGATGCGATGGTCCGCTGGGGTCTGGAACACCAGTACCATCCCACCCCCAATCCAGAGGTCCCGCTTGACGAGAAGTGCAACGCTGCCTTCATGGAAAGTTGA
- a CDS encoding sensor domain-containing diguanylate cyclase produces the protein MKPEMLAVHPSTLRRVQGMSVGVLLVVLCSLLVRFWDVPALQDIQSFLAPLNPLSAVMFLLFNASVIFLMQGWIWASRATAALMALTGSLVLLNLVVDLPLVVEALKTLMGWLVPSGLNPPIMAPNTSLNALLLGMALLFYPLGSRTPLPTQLMAALAFMLSMVPFLGHLYGLRDFYHLPGHQPMSLPTSFLFFVCSIMVLCLQGKYGLVGLIRQRSLGGALARFLIPSTLVVPGVLAGMVISGARQGWFDGEHGIAYLAVLIMLVFAVPTYFLSLVIHRSDRQRLASEQALQQRELRHRAVLENAADGIITTDRNGMILSVNPSAQRMFRFEDQAWLGLSVGALLKQDVCDSPEAFQEWLSRLSSTEVHGQTLTLMGQRQDGSLFDLELTFSIWETAGERFFTGLFRDITLRKQAELDRANLAAIVETSQDAIISTNLQGEVQFINRAAEALYGYAASELVGQPIHLLFPREIQDQEMVILQNMREGHTIQNLETVRRCKDGRILQVSISISPLRSQAGEVIGAASIARDVTEQRKAQTDRDRLAAIVETSQDAMVSTALSGTILSWNKGAERLYGKPAHQMIGRHVQEVLPPVWASEEMSFLQALERGGPISELETLRPRGNGQMFYAQVAVSALRALDGTLLGAATVVRDIDALKQIQQELQTTLDYARTLLDVSRASTEQRPALEIAHELVWKIGQAAGLDWAGLAEQEGDEMVLKPVWMGEKAKQVPMLMVPRRVPRGTGLVWAAVEEGRSLYHDDHASQPGANPQMVQAGLTSVAFIPLTPFGKEPALVVVGVKMQEGSKWNEQERNLFDSATATVQVALERQERLQHLETAALKDPLTGLGNRRSFEEDLRAEFARSKRHQSHFGVMLLDMDGLKTINDSLGHHEGDRLLSSFAQQLQQSMRQEDRCYRLGGDEFAVVLIGTTSRTRDRLFQRVQQVTEKVQSMGFPTAGASAGLACFPEDAQDPEALVALADVRMYQMKADHRKTRS, from the coding sequence GTGAAACCCGAGATGCTTGCTGTCCACCCTTCCACTTTGCGTCGTGTCCAAGGCATGTCTGTGGGGGTGTTGCTGGTGGTGCTGTGCAGCCTTCTGGTGCGCTTCTGGGATGTGCCTGCGCTGCAAGACATCCAGAGCTTTCTGGCTCCCCTCAATCCACTCTCTGCTGTGATGTTTTTGCTGTTCAATGCCTCTGTGATTTTCTTGATGCAAGGCTGGATCTGGGCTTCCAGAGCAACAGCAGCCTTGATGGCCCTGACCGGATCTCTGGTCTTGCTCAATCTGGTGGTTGACCTTCCTCTGGTGGTTGAGGCCCTCAAAACCCTGATGGGTTGGTTGGTGCCCTCTGGTCTCAACCCCCCGATCATGGCCCCCAACACATCCCTGAATGCCCTGCTTTTGGGCATGGCGTTGCTGTTTTATCCACTGGGTTCCAGAACCCCATTGCCCACCCAACTGATGGCGGCGCTGGCTTTTATGCTTTCGATGGTGCCTTTTCTGGGCCACCTGTACGGCCTGCGTGATTTCTACCACCTGCCCGGTCACCAGCCCATGTCTTTGCCCACCTCATTTTTGTTTTTTGTTTGCAGCATCATGGTGCTTTGTTTGCAGGGCAAATATGGGCTGGTGGGTCTGATTCGCCAGAGGTCCTTGGGTGGAGCACTGGCCCGTTTTTTGATCCCTTCCACGCTGGTTGTGCCGGGTGTGCTTGCCGGGATGGTGATCTCTGGAGCGCGGCAAGGGTGGTTTGATGGAGAGCACGGCATTGCCTATCTTGCGGTCTTGATCATGCTGGTTTTTGCGGTGCCCACGTATTTTCTGTCTCTGGTGATCCACCGTTCAGACAGGCAACGGTTGGCTTCTGAACAAGCATTGCAACAAAGGGAACTCCGTCACCGTGCAGTGCTGGAAAATGCTGCAGATGGGATCATCACCACCGATCGAAACGGCATGATCCTCAGTGTCAACCCGAGCGCACAGCGGATGTTCCGTTTTGAGGATCAAGCATGGCTGGGCCTGTCGGTTGGTGCCCTGCTGAAACAAGACGTTTGTGATTCTCCTGAGGCTTTTCAGGAATGGCTGTCCCGCCTGAGCAGCACCGAAGTGCATGGGCAAACCCTCACCTTGATGGGCCAGAGGCAGGACGGTTCCCTGTTTGATCTGGAACTCACCTTCTCCATCTGGGAAACGGCAGGCGAACGCTTTTTCACTGGATTGTTCCGCGACATCACCCTGCGAAAACAGGCCGAGCTGGACCGTGCCAATCTGGCTGCCATCGTGGAGACCTCACAGGACGCCATCATCAGCACCAACCTGCAAGGCGAGGTGCAGTTCATCAACCGTGCTGCTGAAGCCCTTTACGGTTATGCAGCCTCTGAATTGGTGGGGCAACCCATCCACCTGCTGTTTCCCAGAGAGATTCAGGATCAGGAAATGGTCATTTTGCAGAACATGCGCGAGGGTCACACCATCCAGAACCTCGAAACGGTGCGGCGCTGCAAGGATGGACGCATTTTGCAGGTTTCCATTTCCATCTCTCCCTTGCGCTCACAGGCTGGAGAGGTGATCGGTGCAGCTTCCATTGCCAGAGATGTCACCGAACAACGCAAAGCCCAGACCGATCGGGACCGTCTGGCGGCCATTGTGGAAACCTCACAGGATGCCATGGTCAGCACGGCCCTCTCTGGAACCATTCTCAGCTGGAACAAGGGTGCAGAACGGCTGTACGGCAAACCTGCCCACCAGATGATCGGAAGGCATGTGCAAGAGGTGCTTCCTCCGGTGTGGGCTTCTGAAGAAATGTCCTTCCTGCAGGCTCTGGAAAGGGGAGGGCCCATCTCAGAACTCGAAACACTGCGTCCCAGAGGGAATGGCCAGATGTTTTATGCACAGGTTGCGGTTTCTGCCCTGCGTGCTCTGGACGGCACCTTGCTGGGCGCTGCCACTGTGGTTCGGGACATCGATGCCCTGAAACAGATCCAGCAGGAATTGCAAACCACCCTCGATTACGCCCGCACTTTGCTGGACGTGTCCCGTGCCAGCACCGAGCAACGCCCTGCTCTGGAGATCGCACACGAACTGGTCTGGAAAATCGGACAGGCAGCAGGTCTGGATTGGGCTGGCCTTGCTGAGCAAGAAGGAGATGAAATGGTCCTCAAGCCCGTCTGGATGGGTGAGAAAGCCAAACAGGTTCCCATGTTGATGGTTCCCAGACGGGTTCCCAGAGGCACAGGTCTGGTGTGGGCAGCCGTAGAAGAAGGCCGCTCCCTTTACCATGATGATCATGCAAGCCAGCCCGGAGCCAACCCACAAATGGTTCAGGCTGGCTTGACCTCGGTGGCTTTCATACCCCTGACCCCTTTTGGAAAAGAACCTGCTCTGGTGGTGGTGGGGGTCAAAATGCAGGAAGGCTCAAAGTGGAACGAACAGGAAAGAAACCTGTTCGATTCGGCAACGGCCACCGTTCAAGTGGCTCTGGAACGTCAGGAACGCTTGCAGCACCTTGAAACCGCAGCCCTGAAAGACCCCCTGACTGGCCTTGGCAACCGCCGCAGTTTTGAAGAAGACCTGCGTGCAGAGTTCGCCCGTTCCAAACGCCACCAGAGCCACTTTGGGGTGATGCTGCTGGACATGGACGGCCTGAAAACCATCAACGACAGCCTCGGGCACCACGAAGGGGACCGCTTGCTGTCCTCTTTTGCTCAGCAGTTGCAGCAATCCATGCGTCAGGAAGACCGCTGTTACCGTCTGGGAGGAGATGAATTTGCCGTGGTCCTGATTGGCACCACCTCCCGCACTCGGGATCGGTTGTTCCAGAGGGTCCAGCAGGTCACCGAGAAAGTCCAGAGCATGGGTTTCCCCACTGCAGGAGCAAGTGCAGGGCTTGCCTGTTTCCCCGAAGATGCGCAAGATCCAGAGGCTCTGGTCGCTCTGGCCGACGTGCGGATGTACCAGATGAAAGCCGACCACCGCAAAACCCGGAGTTGA
- a CDS encoding BTAD domain-containing protein, with protein MEQNPLLSLLLNGQAAEAWKQYISLPEPTPEEDRWAGLALRHLGQGTAAKNMLLRAIARGCVHANIELGGFYLAMNDCDLAEKALSALTHLSLNPFDSALYHYMQALLKDRNGSLQDAISSAEQGWAAAFGLTGPTEKVRSSIAGLLAELYVRMGMDLVAREYYDACLDLAPESRKAEILSSRALSYAYLGRHQDAMQDHQQGQQWQSGVSQAVQQNIHYQSGLMFRCLGHLPEAIKALAATDVQHKENQDYNIHFYAQVYLSALHLELGQESVARSHLARVRPLAKSKLARMTFFFREGALMSRSNPGIGLKLLQEAAVGLHELQAYRQLLWCLLHQSETFLRLGQSSEALEALSQVTDLRHQLGNPHLALVELRALPLTRELLKTLPEDHYVSILNQDCLQAEAPRVTVKTVHIVSLGRGRVQLDEGQARFTLGRAIEVLCYLVLNPNSTLEDILLDLFPDQDPKLAKNYFHQARYDIERATHDISVPYDKTLRTYGVKLQEVQLEWDLLQLQQSIQDHNPERFFEVLSRAQGEFLLDLDSEWIEAMRLEWQDSILTFGLQTVQAWWQEGQLDRCLQGLAVLLKLDPLNEELHQLCLRCTLQQQGQQGLKSCWRQVVAAYSREGLDPPLPLQRWVQQQLVQSS; from the coding sequence ATGGAACAGAACCCCCTGCTGTCCTTGTTGTTGAATGGTCAGGCCGCCGAGGCATGGAAGCAATACATTTCCCTGCCCGAGCCCACCCCTGAGGAAGACCGCTGGGCCGGATTGGCCCTCAGGCACCTCGGACAGGGCACTGCGGCCAAGAACATGCTGCTGCGGGCCATCGCCAGAGGCTGCGTGCATGCCAACATCGAACTGGGTGGCTTTTATCTGGCCATGAACGATTGTGACCTTGCAGAAAAAGCCCTCTCGGCACTGACCCATCTTTCTTTGAACCCCTTTGACAGTGCGCTTTACCATTACATGCAGGCCCTGCTCAAAGACCGCAATGGCAGCTTGCAAGATGCCATTTCCAGTGCAGAGCAAGGGTGGGCCGCCGCTTTTGGCCTGACCGGACCCACCGAGAAAGTGCGCTCTTCCATCGCAGGTTTGCTGGCAGAACTGTACGTTCGGATGGGCATGGACTTGGTGGCCCGGGAATATTACGACGCCTGCCTTGACCTTGCCCCAGAGAGCCGCAAAGCCGAAATCCTCTCTTCCAGAGCACTCTCTTACGCCTATCTGGGCAGGCATCAGGACGCCATGCAAGACCACCAGCAAGGCCAGCAATGGCAATCGGGGGTCAGTCAGGCGGTGCAGCAAAACATCCATTACCAGTCTGGCTTGATGTTCCGTTGCCTTGGCCATCTGCCCGAAGCCATCAAAGCCCTTGCTGCCACAGACGTTCAGCACAAAGAAAATCAGGATTACAACATCCACTTTTATGCACAGGTGTACCTGAGTGCATTGCATCTGGAACTCGGGCAGGAAAGCGTGGCCCGCAGCCATCTGGCAAGGGTGCGGCCTCTGGCCAAATCCAAACTGGCCCGCATGACCTTCTTCTTCCGAGAAGGTGCCCTGATGTCCAGAAGCAATCCGGGCATCGGCCTGAAACTGCTGCAAGAGGCGGCAGTGGGCCTCCATGAACTTCAGGCCTACCGTCAACTCCTGTGGTGCTTGCTGCACCAGAGCGAAACCTTCCTGCGCCTTGGACAGAGCAGCGAGGCCCTTGAGGCGCTCAGTCAGGTCACCGATTTGCGCCACCAGCTGGGAAACCCCCATCTGGCTCTGGTGGAACTGCGGGCCTTGCCCCTGACCCGAGAACTCCTGAAAACCCTGCCTGAGGACCACTATGTTTCCATCCTCAATCAGGATTGCTTGCAGGCCGAAGCCCCCAGAGTCACGGTCAAAACTGTGCACATCGTTTCTCTGGGCCGGGGTCGGGTGCAACTGGATGAAGGTCAGGCGCGGTTCACCCTTGGTCGGGCCATTGAAGTGCTGTGTTATCTGGTGCTCAACCCGAACAGCACCCTCGAAGACATCTTGCTGGATTTGTTTCCCGATCAGGACCCCAAACTTGCCAAAAATTACTTCCATCAGGCCCGTTATGACATCGAGAGGGCCACCCATGACATTTCCGTGCCATACGACAAAACCTTACGCACCTATGGGGTCAAGTTGCAAGAGGTGCAACTCGAATGGGACCTCCTGCAACTCCAGCAAAGCATTCAGGACCACAACCCGGAGCGGTTCTTCGAAGTGCTGTCCAGAGCACAAGGCGAGTTTTTGCTGGATCTGGACAGCGAATGGATTGAAGCCATGCGTCTGGAATGGCAGGACAGCATCCTGACGTTTGGATTGCAAACCGTGCAGGCATGGTGGCAGGAAGGTCAACTGGACCGCTGCTTGCAAGGGCTTGCCGTCCTGCTCAAACTGGACCCTCTAAACGAAGAATTGCATCAGCTTTGTCTGCGCTGCACACTGCAACAACAAGGCCAGCAAGGGCTCAAATCCTGCTGGCGTCAGGTGGTTGCGGCCTATTCCAGAGAAGGACTGGACCCACCCCTGCCTTTGCAAAGGTGGGTCCAGCAGCAACTGGTGCAAAGTTCCTGA